atggatgaacgAACGAaccgatggatggatggggtttAATGATGCATTTTTTGATAGGAAGAATTATGCTGTAACGTTTTTATGTGTTCATGCTTTACGTATTTTTATGTCTttgtgtattgtattgtattgtattgtattgtattgtattgtattgtattgtattgtattgtattgtattgtattgtattgtattgtattgtattgtatatgtgtatgtgtatggtGTATATAACCTTTGGTATATCCTAATATTATTGTATCCATATATTTTGCTTGGGGAGGGGCGAGCGAAAGGAAAGGGGGGTTAAATCTAGtactttgaatatctatctatttatttatctatctattattttctatctccttttgttttcaatGTGTAGTGatgcgaatgcgaatgcgaatgcgaatgtgaatgtgaatgtgaatgcgaGTTCGAGTGGGTAGCTTGtagtttgtatgtatgtatgtatgtatgtatgtatgtatgtatgtatgtatgtatgtatgtatgtatgtatgtatgtatgtatgtatatttagTTAGTTGGCTAGTTAGTAGCGATTCGTTAATGGGGGTaaggaaaatataaataagagaTAGGCAGATGtagagggagaaggaaagaaagactttttgattgattttttgattgattgattgtttatGGATAAGATGGAATGGGTTGGGatcttggagatggaggacgGGAGTAGGAGTATTGATATATGCATATATGTAcgtatatataaatttatttgtattttatagTATGATTAATAGCTCTTTTTATTATCCGCCAGGTAGATAGACGAACAGgtgaatgaatagatgaacatctctccaatttcttcatgttCTCCATTTTCCTAGGGTACTATATAGTCTACCCTTTTTAGATCTTATGTGTTCAGCTTGTTAAAATCTACAAGTGATGCATACACGGGAGTAGAAGATTCGGACAGCGTAGAGTTGCGAAATAGATAGTTGGAGGTACCTATGGatcgatgaatggatggaatctGAGTTCTAATTGAGGGCTTTGGATTGTAGCTGTAGTTAGTTACCTGTcttggggaggagagaggataATGGAGatagaaaaaaagtagagagatagagaaagagatgaagaagagtcagatgtaataatatatacacCTCCAATATTATATACGCATGTGTATATCTTCGTTAATATAGGATTGCATAAACCTATCTATTACTACCTAAGGTCTGGGGTTTTAACGTTGTGGTAAATTAATGAGGTGGAtgtataataatagatttatttacATGccttctatttattattatattcatttcaaaaattcgCATAACATCAATAATAAGGACCATTGCTTTAAGGTTACTTTAGAGCCAATTGGCTCGCTTTTACATAGAAGTAAAACACCTCAAAATAGAAGTAAATACCTGGTGTACAAGGCATTTGATGAATAATCCATTCAAGTAGCGAATCAAACAACACCGGCGATTACTGCAACCCTAACCCACGAGAAACTCAAACAATGAATCCTTGCTAGCGTTGCGCgaatttttcaaatgaataCGGGTGTATTTTTgtatcttgattcttgatcaATGTGATTTTATGCCCAACCCTTAGAACATTGATAATTATCATTTTCACTCGATCATTTAAAGACCTGCGTGGAATGGAAGAGACGATATGGACATTGAGATATCACGCGATTCAAGGttcaatttgaaaagttGGAGATAATGTAGTTATATCTGATTGATGTTTCtactattataatttaattgaaatgGTATGTTTGCAATACAATGACTTCCCCTTCGTAAAGAAGGTTATTGAAGTACGGGCATTGTACTCGGTGTCACCACCTGAGACACTTGCATGAATTTGCTTTCAGCACATCTTCGGCACAACCAACAGTCATTGAAAAAAGACCGAATTGTAATTTGACATCCGTGCTAGACCTTCCCTCAATTGCCCAACTTTCTTACTTGGTTTACTTCCTCTCCAGTCACACTCACGACTTTGACCCCTTTCAAACCTAAATTCATGGTTTCCCACGATGTAGGATCGACGGCTCGAGTTCCCTCCTCTATAATGAAAGTGTTGAACCCTTCCGTGGCGGAATCCTCGGCAGTGCACTTGACACAATAATCGGCAGCTAGACCTACTACATAGACATGTGTAATGCCTTCGTTTTTTAAGTGAGTTGCTAATCCACTGTCACTACATCGAGGATTCTTTAAGGGATCATAAAATGCTGAGTACATTTCTACATCAGGATTTTGTCCCTTGAGGATAGTTTTGGTAAACTTATTTGTATCCAGTTCAAAGGGAAACTCAGAGCCGAGCGTATCCTGAATGCAATGAGGTGGCCAGAGACGTACTTGATAAGTCTCAGAAGGATTGGATGggttgatgatggtggtaaAATCTGCAAATGGTTGTTTACCTGCATGGTTTGAAGCGAACGATATATGATTCGAAGGATGCCAGTCTTTGGTGGCGATCTTGAGGTGAAATGGAAGAGTGAGGAGGTTATTGATGATAGGAATTGTATCTCTACCATTGCTCACAGCTAGAGAACCATTCTAAGAGTTGTTAGTATAGACGAATGGATGATGAAAcagatggatggaaagaggTGATGGGCATGACAACTTACTGGAGGTAAAAAATCTTCTTGAAGATCTACAACGATTAGAGCAGGCTTGATAATGGAAGTGACAGGAGGTGACATGATAAAGTTAGTTGGGTGGATTGGTGTGATGTGTCTCCCAGGGATAGATTGTTGGTGAAGTAACTATCGATAGTAAAATAGATTAAACCCCAAAAGCTTATTCTTATCTAACAAAGTATGAACCAACTTGCGGTCCGTCTCGATGTTGCATCTGTATGTATGAACtccaagaagagagaagagagaagaaggaagagagaaagaggaaagttTATTTCGGGTGCCGATGGCTAATGCTGATTTGCCGTCGGGACCCGGACAATAGCCAAACTTCTGATATCTGCTTGATGAATTGGtcaatgaaaagaaagagactTGTTCCTGCAGAAGAGATGTCTCGGCCAGAACCGCCAGGTGGACAACAGTCGGAACAGCTGTACAGGCAGAGCGAAtcctttttgttttatatctGAGCCAGTGACAGCGCTCGACATCTGAAGGTGCTCGGCATACTTCGGGGCATTCGGTGCGTGGGATTGACGGCTTTGCGTGGGAGGGACGGAAAGGAATATACAAGAATGGATTGGTCTATGCCAGACACGCACACAATATGAAGACGACGGCGACTGTGTGGGAGAACAATATGAAGGAcgcagagaaagaaatcgaatGTGTTCCGAGGGGAAGAATGGAAGGGGAAAGGATTTCTCCAAGATTGACTTTTCTCATTTCCTTTATCACAAACCATGCTTGCTACAGACGCTAACCTCCTTCAGGATTAACTCGCCGATAGTGTCACCGCCTAGCTAATGATTAATTTGATCCCTGGACGGGACTCGCAAGCAAAAAGTCAACAAATGTATCGCAGCTGCTTTCCACCATAGAGTCCCTTCTTCTTAAAGCTTAACCTCTTGCTGTGGATCTCGATGTGATAACTATTACTTGAACATTACATGACAACCAATTTCCATTGCGTcctttgatatctttctcttggTCACATAAATCAAGACATCCCACCTCCAGGAGACACTTCGCCACTTCTACCTTTGGCtatatctcatctcttttTGCTCGGTCTCAACACCAGCACATCCCTCcttttttcctcttcaaagGGTGTCTTGTCGCCGTTCTTGGAGCTGTAGAGACAGATAACGTCCAGAAGCACATTGGTAGGTTTTATTTTCTTACAAGCCATGCATTTACTCCAGCATTCTCTAGCGTTTGAGCTTTCCTTCCCGTCACCTTAGCACATAGGAGCGGGTGTCTCTTTCGTTCTGGGTCCACCCCTAATTTTGCTCATTTGCTCGACACACGCGTTTGGCTCATCTACTGACGGTTTCTTCAGATCCAGCCTTTACGGAACTACATACTCCTCTTGTCGATGGCTTTGATTTAGAATACAACTAAGCCTACTCGTACTTCTTTTACCATGATTGGAAATACGCTCCTGCCCTCGCGGTTCAGGGGAGCCTCGTCTACCGCCGAAACCAATGCCTCCCCGTTATGGCTTAACAAAAAGGCCACCCCacttctccaactcctctCCCGACGAGCATGtctccatccaatccatacTATCGTTATAGTTGCGGTATTGGCGAGCACAACGTACATGGGACTTTTGGAGAGTAGTCTGTTTGATTCGGTCAAGGCCAGTGGTGCCGACAAAGCAACATGGAGCTCTCTTGTTGCAGGTAACCGTCAATTGCAGATTGGTTCTGAGACCGCCTGGAAATGGCAGGCCTCGGATGTGGAAACTGTGCCCTCTAACGTGGATCACTTGGCACTTTTGACTTTCGTTTTCCCAGACTCTGCTGCCGCCAATTCTTTGCAAGCAGCCCCATTGGCAGATTCTGTGCTATTATCACAAAATATTTCTATCACTCCCCTCCCAACAACTTCGAACCCTTTGGCTTCCTTGTCACAAGATAGTACTTTAGCTTTTGCTGTTCCCTACAATCAAGCCCCTGAATTTCTCGCCAAGTCTCAAGAATTGCCCAATTCCGGTGCGACAATTCCCACTGATCCTGACGCTCGCCAAGGACAGGAGGCAGAGCTtatcaaggagaagaagatgtggaTCATGAAAGCTGCAAAGGGAGATGAAACCAAAGGAGGATTGAAAAAATGGGCATCAAACGCCTGGACTGAATTTGTTGACCTTCTCAAGAATGCCGAGACACttgacatcatcatcatggtACTCGGTTACATATCGATGCATCTTACATTCGTCTCATTGTTTGTCTCCATGAGGCGTATGGGCTCAAACTTTTGGCTTTTTGCTACCACGATCTTCTCATCGGTTTTTGCCTTCCTCTTTGGGTTGATCGTCACTACAAAAATGGGTGTGCCCATGAACATGGTATTGTTGTCGGAAGGTCTTCCTTTTCTCGTTGTCACCATTGGATTTGAGAAGGCTATTGTTTTGACAAAGGCCGTTTTGTCGGCGTCACTCAATACTCAAAGACCTAATGCTGAAGTGGCAGAGAAGAAGCATGGAGTATCTCCTACTTCCATTCAATATGCAGTCCAAGTTGCAATAAGTGAGAAGGGATTCGAGATTGTCAGGGATTATGCTATTGAAATTTGCATATTGGTTGCGGGAGCTGCTTCGGGCGTTCAAGGAGGTCTTCAACAGTTCTGCTTCTTGGCTGCCTGGATTCTATTCTTCGACTGTATTCTCTTGTTCACGTTCTATACTGCAATTTTGAGTATTAAGCTTGAAATTAACCGAATTAAACGACATGTTGCTCTACGCCAGGCATTGGAGGACGATGGAGTTAGCCCACGGGTAGCTGAGAACGTTGCCCAAAGTGACGACTGGCCCAAGGCCGACGGTTCCAAATCTAGCGCCGCAAACATTTTTGGCGGTAAGGTCAAGGGTAGCAGCATCCCAAAGTTCAAGGGTTTGATGGTTTCTGGATTTATCGTCATCAACATTCTCAACCTCTGCACTATCCCATTCCGAGGCGGCAACAGCAGTATTCAATTTCCAGGTGCAAACATGCTTTCAGGGTCTAGTTTCTCGAGTGTCTTGACACCACCGCCAATGGATCCCTTCAAGGTTGCATCTAACGGCCTGGATATGGTCGCTGAGATTGCAAAAGCCCATGACAAGTCAACAATCGTGACCGTACTTACGCCAATCAAATATGAGCTCGAGTATCCTTCAATTCATTACGCGGGACCGGCAACCAAGCATCGTAAACATGCTGCTGATGACTTTGATGCTGAATTTGCTGAGTACGGAATGGGTGGCCGAGTCGTGGACAATCTTTTGAAGAGTTTTGAGGACCCCGTTCTTTCTAAATGGATCGTCGTCGCTCTCACATTAAGTGTTGTGCTCAATGGGTATCTTTTCAATGCCGCTAAATGGAGTATTGACAAGGAACCTCTTCGAATGCCCCCACACCATACTGTTGATCCCAAGGAGCTCGATCAGGCTGAGAGATTCAACAACTCTGCTTCTACCCCTGTGTTGAAGTTGGCAAACATCGACCCTAATGCTTCCGATAATGTACCATTGACACCCGCGTTAACGCCAGCTATAACACCGTCTACCACTGACGACGAGGACGAGGGATTAACTATGCCTGATAAGAGTACTACTCAATCCCAATTGCGCCGAAGTCAGCAAGAGCTTGAAAAAATGCTCGAAGCAAAACGTGCACCAGAGTTGAATGATGCAGAACTCATCGAGTTATCCATGCAAGGCAAGATCCCTGGCTACTCGTTAGAGAAGACCCTGAAAGACACTACTCGTGCTGTAAAAAT
The Botrytis cinerea B05.10 chromosome 5, complete sequence DNA segment above includes these coding regions:
- the Bcpnc1 gene encoding Bcpnc1, producing MSPPVTSIIKPALIVVDLQEDFLPPNGSLAVSNGRDTIPIINNLLTLPFHLKIATKDWHPSNHISFASNHAGKQPFADFTTIINPSNPSETYQVRLWPPHCIQDTLGSEFPFELDTNKFTKTILKGQNPDVEMYSAFYDPLKNPRCSDSGLATHLKNEGITHVYVVGLAADYCVKCTAEDSATEGFNTFIIEEGTRAVDPTSWETMNLGLKGVKVVSVTGEEVNQVRKLGN